A portion of the Cloacibacillus sp. genome contains these proteins:
- a CDS encoding DMT family transporter, with amino-acid sequence MKKNNMKTLSVIMLSAASLIWGTSFIAQILGMQYIGPYTFLTGRYVVSLVFLVPFTFFMNRYKEEPYSFSSELSEWRSCLKSGVACGAFLFIASALQQTGLLFTTASKAGFITATYIVIVPIYGFFIKKLPTPFTAAAIAMSMTGLYLLSITPGVSINIGDVLVFAGAFFWAAHIMACDKFSRKHDPLKISTIQFASVALFASIVMFAAEAPEWRWVAESWKPIVYAGLACTCIAYTLQMAAQRYVSPVATCIILSGETLFAAASGYLVLGERLSERELIGAAILLAATLMAQIHEIKYTGDQAL; translated from the coding sequence ATGAAAAAAAACAACATGAAAACACTTTCGGTGATAATGCTCTCCGCCGCCTCGCTGATATGGGGGACCTCCTTCATAGCGCAGATACTCGGCATGCAGTATATCGGTCCATATACATTCCTTACCGGCAGATACGTCGTCTCGCTGGTATTTCTAGTTCCGTTCACCTTTTTTATGAACAGATACAAAGAAGAACCATATTCTTTCTCGTCTGAACTCTCCGAGTGGCGCTCCTGCCTAAAAAGCGGCGTCGCCTGCGGCGCGTTTTTGTTCATCGCCTCCGCGCTCCAACAGACCGGACTTCTGTTTACTACGGCAAGCAAGGCGGGCTTCATCACAGCAACCTATATCGTCATCGTGCCAATATACGGATTTTTTATAAAAAAACTGCCCACGCCGTTCACGGCAGCCGCAATAGCGATGAGCATGACGGGGCTCTACCTTCTTTCCATCACGCCCGGCGTTTCAATCAATATCGGCGACGTTCTTGTATTTGCCGGAGCGTTTTTTTGGGCGGCGCATATCATGGCCTGCGATAAATTTTCCAGAAAGCACGATCCGCTAAAAATTTCCACAATACAATTTGCGTCAGTCGCGCTCTTTGCTTCGATAGTGATGTTTGCCGCCGAGGCTCCCGAATGGAGATGGGTCGCCGAATCGTGGAAGCCCATAGTCTACGCGGGGCTTGCCTGCACCTGCATCGCCTACACGCTTCAGATGGCGGCCCAACGCTACGTCAGCCCAGTCGCCACCTGCATCATATTGAGCGGAGAGACGCTGTTTGCGGCGGCCTCAGGCTACCTGGTGCTGGGAGAAAGGCTTTCCGAACGGGAGCTTATAGGCGCGGCTATCCTCCTTGCGGCAACGCTGATGGCGCAGATACACGAAATAAAATACACTGGCGATCAGGCTCTTTAA